Proteins from a single region of Aureibacter tunicatorum:
- a CDS encoding cytochrome P450, translating to MSTNQIPTAGKNWFSNIQSLSNNTLDFLMDASRDKGDVIKINTGIKTIYLISCPKVTEEILVKQQKSFKKSEAYEILKELGGDGLISAEGETWKRKRVKMNPAFQKNAIKNIFEEMEECVDEFIIDLQSKKQIDLDRTMMDITLKIILRTMFGNQVQIDSEKIYEDLTFSLEHIIKKFWNPFYALSANWNGKNKSFEESRQRFDDIIFKLTNERINMPEEEKGRYNLLDMLIGAMNDEDKPFSLKDVRDEVITTMIAGHETTASALSFTLAELCKHPEHLSKAIEEIDTNYTDNVSGYQLTEKLPFVKAIFEEGLRMYPSAWSIGRIPLENVEASNFSFPKGSDIAIFISGLHRNSTYWKKPDTFDPYRFYNGDNKDMHKCQYVPFGAGSRKCIGNHFAMAEGVLLLAKMLKNFNLELVDKNVNAKAVLTLRPTQIIRANISAR from the coding sequence ATGTCTACAAATCAAATTCCAACTGCCGGTAAAAACTGGTTTTCAAACATCCAATCCCTTAGCAACAATACCTTGGATTTTTTAATGGATGCTTCTAGAGATAAAGGCGATGTCATTAAAATCAACACTGGAATTAAAACCATTTACCTTATTTCTTGCCCTAAAGTCACGGAAGAAATTCTAGTAAAGCAACAAAAAAGCTTCAAAAAGTCAGAAGCCTATGAGATACTTAAAGAACTTGGGGGAGACGGCTTGATCAGCGCTGAAGGCGAAACATGGAAAAGAAAAAGGGTAAAGATGAACCCTGCTTTCCAAAAAAACGCCATCAAGAACATTTTCGAAGAAATGGAAGAATGCGTGGATGAATTCATTATTGACCTCCAAAGCAAAAAGCAAATTGACTTGGACCGAACAATGATGGACATTACCTTGAAAATCATACTTCGAACAATGTTTGGAAATCAAGTACAGATCGATTCTGAAAAGATCTACGAGGACTTGACATTTTCACTTGAGCATATCATTAAAAAGTTTTGGAACCCTTTCTATGCGCTTAGCGCCAATTGGAATGGTAAAAACAAAAGTTTCGAGGAAAGCAGGCAAAGATTCGATGATATCATCTTCAAGCTCACCAATGAAAGAATAAATATGCCTGAGGAAGAAAAAGGCAGATACAACTTATTGGATATGCTTATCGGAGCCATGAATGATGAAGACAAGCCTTTCAGTCTCAAAGATGTCAGGGATGAAGTCATCACCACCATGATTGCGGGGCATGAAACCACCGCTTCCGCTTTGAGCTTTACTTTGGCCGAGCTCTGCAAACATCCTGAACACTTAAGCAAAGCCATCGAGGAAATCGACACAAACTACACCGATAATGTTTCCGGTTATCAATTGACAGAAAAACTTCCATTTGTCAAAGCGATATTTGAAGAAGGGCTCAGAATGTACCCAAGCGCATGGTCTATTGGAAGGATTCCGCTTGAGAATGTTGAAGCCAGTAATTTTTCATTTCCTAAGGGCAGCGACATAGCCATCTTCATTAGCGGACTGCACAGAAACTCAACGTATTGGAAAAAACCTGACACTTTTGACCCTTACAGATTTTACAATGGAGACAACAAAGATATGCATAAATGCCAATACGTTCCCTTTGGAGCAGGTTCTCGAAAGTGCATAGGCAACCACTTCGCCATGGCTGAAGGCGTATTGCTACTTGCCAAGATGCTCAAAAACTTCAACCTTGAATTAGTAGACAAAAATGTTAACGCCAAGGCTGTTTTGACACTAAGACCTACTCAAATTATTCGAGCAAACATTAGCGCTCGATAA
- the aroB gene encoding 3-dehydroquinate synthase, with amino-acid sequence MDKVEFSQDLKASIDNFFENNTYSKISLLVDENTEEHCYPLVKDLLPAHRLIRIQSGEENKTLQTCAHIWQEMTDYAMDRKSLHINLGGGVIGDMGGFCASTYKRGIEFINFPTTLLSQVDASVGGKLGIDFGVYKNHIGVFQEPKLVIINPVFLKTLDQRELRSGFAEVIKHGLIADQQHWLNIKQHNFDNLEYEKVIPHSVGIKYNVVEEDPTEKGLRKILNFGHTIGHAIESHYLHAPEGRKLHGEAIAIGMITEAFLSVEKCGLASEDLNTISSFILSQYGHHPIPESEFEAIILHTLQDKKNKGNVVLASLLKKSGECTFDIPINGEDIRNAINYYNSLEA; translated from the coding sequence ATGGATAAAGTAGAATTTAGCCAAGACCTAAAAGCTTCCATAGACAACTTTTTTGAAAACAATACCTATTCAAAAATATCCCTATTGGTGGATGAGAACACTGAAGAGCATTGCTACCCATTAGTCAAAGACCTTCTTCCAGCTCATCGCCTGATACGCATTCAAAGCGGGGAAGAAAACAAAACGCTTCAAACTTGCGCTCATATTTGGCAAGAAATGACTGATTACGCTATGGACAGAAAATCTCTCCATATCAATCTTGGAGGCGGTGTGATCGGAGACATGGGAGGATTTTGCGCTTCCACTTACAAAAGAGGCATAGAATTCATCAATTTCCCTACTACCCTGCTTTCACAAGTCGACGCTAGCGTTGGCGGAAAACTTGGAATTGATTTTGGTGTTTACAAAAACCATATCGGAGTCTTTCAAGAACCTAAGCTTGTCATCATCAACCCCGTTTTCCTTAAGACTCTTGATCAAAGAGAGCTAAGGTCTGGATTTGCCGAAGTGATCAAACACGGCCTTATCGCTGACCAACAACATTGGTTGAATATAAAACAGCATAACTTTGACAATTTGGAATACGAAAAAGTTATTCCTCACTCTGTAGGCATCAAATACAATGTGGTAGAAGAAGATCCTACGGAAAAAGGATTGAGAAAAATATTAAACTTCGGCCACACCATCGGCCATGCTATCGAAAGCCATTATCTACATGCTCCTGAAGGTCGAAAACTTCATGGTGAAGCCATTGCCATCGGCATGATAACGGAAGCTTTTCTCTCAGTGGAAAAGTGCGGTCTTGCTTCGGAAGATTTGAATACCATTAGCTCGTTCATTTTATCACAATACGGACATCATCCAATACCTGAAAGTGAATTCGAAGCTATCATACTTCACACGCTTCAAGACAAGAAGAACAAAGGAAATGTAGTATTGGCTTCTCTATTGAAAAAATCTGGAGAATGCACCTTTGATATTCCAATAAACGGTGAAGACATTAGAAATGCGATAAACTATTACAATAGTTTGGAAGCTTAG
- a CDS encoding bifunctional 3-deoxy-7-phosphoheptulonate synthase/chorismate mutase type II, producing the protein MQIDQLNTWRKDSKKPFVMAGPCSAESEEQLFETSKALYESGISVLRAGVWKPRTRPNTFEGIGVDALKWIQNIKQELGPDVQFGVEVATPQHVEESLKHGIDILWVGARTSVNPFAVQDIADSLKGVDVPVLIKNPINPDLALWIGAIERIYQAGIKKVGAIHRGFSSHKKSKFRNIPSWQIPLELKREIPEMPLICDPSHIAGNSDFIYDISQKAMDLNYDGLIIESHRDPKNAWSDAKQQVTPAHLTEILSQLKVRDPKSDNKDFNSHLTELREKIDQVDHDIFNILSERMHLVEEIGQYKKENNVTVFQVNRWNEILKTRAEWAHELGLNEEFMADLFTLIHDASIRRQTQIMNQEEVVENA; encoded by the coding sequence ATGCAAATTGATCAATTAAACACATGGAGAAAAGACTCCAAAAAGCCATTCGTAATGGCGGGGCCTTGTAGCGCAGAATCTGAAGAGCAATTATTCGAGACATCGAAAGCATTATATGAATCAGGAATAAGCGTATTGAGAGCTGGTGTTTGGAAACCAAGAACAAGACCAAACACTTTCGAGGGGATCGGAGTAGACGCTTTGAAATGGATCCAAAACATCAAGCAAGAGCTTGGTCCGGATGTTCAATTCGGAGTAGAAGTTGCGACGCCGCAACACGTAGAAGAATCATTAAAGCATGGAATTGATATCCTTTGGGTAGGCGCTAGAACATCGGTGAATCCTTTCGCCGTTCAAGATATTGCCGACTCGCTTAAAGGAGTTGATGTTCCTGTTTTGATTAAAAACCCAATCAATCCTGATTTGGCATTATGGATTGGAGCAATCGAAAGAATCTACCAAGCTGGCATCAAGAAAGTCGGTGCGATTCATAGAGGTTTCTCTTCGCACAAAAAATCAAAGTTCAGAAATATTCCTAGCTGGCAAATTCCTTTGGAATTGAAAAGAGAGATTCCTGAAATGCCTTTGATTTGCGACCCAAGCCATATCGCAGGTAACAGTGATTTCATCTACGACATCAGCCAAAAAGCGATGGACCTTAATTATGACGGTCTAATTATCGAGTCGCACAGAGATCCTAAGAATGCATGGAGTGATGCTAAACAGCAAGTTACGCCAGCTCATTTGACGGAAATCTTGAGCCAACTTAAAGTTAGAGACCCTAAGTCGGACAATAAGGACTTCAACAGCCACTTGACTGAGCTTAGAGAAAAAATCGACCAAGTTGACCACGATATCTTCAATATTCTTTCTGAAAGAATGCACCTAGTAGAAGAAATCGGTCAATACAAAAAAGAGAACAACGTGACTGTATTCCAGGTAAACAGATGGAATGAGATCTTGAAAACAAGAGCTGAGTGGGCTCACGAGCTTGGTTTGAACGAAGAATTCATGGCTGACTTGTTCACGCTAATCCATGATGCTTCTATCAGACGTCAAACTCAAATCATGAATCAAGAAGAAGTTGTTGAAAACGCATAA
- a CDS encoding proline dehydrogenase family protein: protein MSIDTVSVEKAKLSFDNTEVAFKAKSDNLLKQDYLLFASMNYNGLVKFGTSFINFAIKVRLPFVKSIVKATLFKHFCGGESIADSQNTIKELAKSNVGTILDYSVEGEAEESSFDATLEETLRTINLAKGNPDIPFCVFKPTGFGSGDLMEKIQLKQDLTEEERDAFQRIRSRFDRACRAAYENNVKVFIDAEDSWYQDPIDMLVYEMMEKYNKEKAIVYNTFQMYRKYMLDRMTKAHQDAKEKGYQFGAKLVRGAYMEKERARAAANGYEDPIQPTKDATDKQFDDGVRYCIDNNDTIAIACCSHNENSNRLLADLIVDRNLDPNDDRYFFAQLFGMSDNITFNLADTGFNIGKYVPYGPLEKTLPYLFRRAEENTSIAGQSSRELTLIQKELDRRKKSR, encoded by the coding sequence ATGAGTATAGATACTGTGTCTGTGGAAAAAGCAAAGTTGTCATTTGATAATACGGAAGTGGCTTTTAAGGCTAAATCCGATAACCTGCTCAAGCAGGACTACCTTTTGTTCGCTTCCATGAATTATAATGGATTAGTGAAGTTTGGTACGTCGTTTATCAATTTTGCCATCAAGGTAAGGTTGCCTTTTGTCAAGTCTATAGTTAAGGCGACATTGTTCAAACACTTTTGTGGAGGAGAGTCTATCGCAGACAGTCAAAATACTATCAAGGAATTGGCCAAAAGCAATGTAGGGACAATACTCGATTACTCTGTGGAAGGCGAAGCGGAGGAATCAAGTTTTGACGCGACTCTGGAGGAGACGTTGAGAACGATCAATTTGGCGAAAGGAAATCCGGATATTCCTTTCTGTGTATTCAAGCCTACTGGATTTGGTAGCGGGGACTTGATGGAAAAGATTCAACTGAAGCAAGATTTGACCGAAGAGGAAAGAGATGCATTTCAAAGAATCAGGTCTAGATTTGATAGAGCGTGTAGAGCCGCTTATGAGAATAATGTCAAGGTTTTCATCGATGCTGAAGATAGCTGGTATCAAGATCCTATCGACATGCTGGTATATGAGATGATGGAGAAATACAACAAGGAAAAAGCCATCGTTTATAATACTTTCCAGATGTATAGAAAGTATATGCTTGACAGAATGACTAAAGCGCATCAGGATGCTAAGGAAAAGGGCTATCAGTTTGGAGCGAAATTAGTTCGTGGAGCGTATATGGAAAAAGAAAGAGCCAGAGCGGCGGCAAACGGTTACGAAGACCCTATCCAGCCTACAAAGGATGCGACTGACAAGCAGTTTGACGATGGCGTGAGATATTGCATTGATAATAATGATACTATTGCTATTGCATGCTGTTCTCATAATGAAAATAGCAACAGGTTGTTGGCTGATTTGATTGTGGATAGAAACTTGGACCCTAATGATGACAGGTACTTCTTCGCGCAGTTATTCGGCATGAGCGACAATATTACTTTCAATTTGGCTGATACTGGATTCAATATTGGCAAATATGTGCCTTATGGGCCTTTGGAAAAGACTTTGCCTTATTTGTTTAGAAGAGCTGAAGAGAATACTTCTATCGCGGGTCAAAGCTCAAGAGAGTTGACTTTGATTCAAAAGGAGCTTGATAGAAGGAAAAAATCGAGATAA
- the pepE gene encoding dipeptidase PepE produces MKKILLLSNSTLPNEPYLDWAIDKIKSFLGHKEHIIFIPYAGVTISYDEYTERLNSALERIGLKARGIHEFDNKEACLKQADAILVGGGNTFELLHQLYANNLMNIIRDKVNTGTEYIGWSAGSNVATLSIKTTNDMPITYPESFDALRLVNFQINPHYTEKVIPDHGGESRKQRLQEYLTINNDAKVICIPEGTYIEVNHDKTTYHGREEGKILCNCGEIKEFSIQPGESIK; encoded by the coding sequence ATGAAAAAAATATTATTATTAAGCAATTCAACATTGCCAAATGAGCCTTACTTGGATTGGGCTATCGACAAAATCAAATCATTCCTTGGGCATAAAGAACATATTATATTCATCCCTTACGCTGGAGTGACCATATCATATGATGAATACACTGAAAGACTAAACAGCGCTTTGGAACGAATAGGCCTAAAAGCAAGAGGAATTCATGAATTCGACAACAAAGAAGCCTGCTTAAAACAAGCCGATGCAATCCTAGTTGGAGGAGGAAACACATTTGAATTGCTTCATCAGTTATACGCTAATAATTTGATGAATATAATCAGAGACAAAGTAAACACAGGCACAGAGTACATTGGTTGGAGCGCTGGATCTAATGTCGCAACATTAAGCATAAAGACAACCAACGACATGCCTATCACTTATCCTGAAAGCTTTGACGCACTGAGACTGGTTAACTTTCAAATCAATCCTCATTACACAGAAAAGGTAATACCTGACCATGGAGGAGAAAGCAGAAAACAAAGGCTTCAAGAATACCTTACGATTAATAATGACGCTAAAGTAATTTGCATACCGGAGGGGACTTACATCGAAGTAAATCATGACAAAACCACTTATCATGGCAGAGAAGAAGGCAAGATACTTTGCAACTGCGGTGAAATCAAAGAATTTTCAATCCAGCCGGGCGAATCCATTAAATAA
- a CDS encoding response regulator, with protein MKFKAFVIERDKHEAMLFKLAFGGNKYYDIEFFDSVKSLLGAVEQGPDVVILDLLEPEMHGIELIKAISKINPGTHFIILTKLCDPHVIEKAQDEGVFKYVIKGDNSMKYLKKSLKELSLVLKGKLIDS; from the coding sequence ATGAAGTTCAAGGCTTTTGTTATAGAAAGAGATAAGCATGAAGCAATGTTGTTCAAGCTTGCCTTTGGTGGAAACAAGTATTATGATATTGAATTTTTCGATTCAGTAAAGAGCCTATTAGGGGCAGTAGAACAAGGTCCCGATGTTGTGATCTTGGACCTTCTGGAGCCGGAGATGCATGGCATCGAGTTGATAAAGGCAATCTCAAAAATTAATCCTGGAACCCATTTTATTATACTTACCAAACTTTGCGATCCGCATGTTATTGAAAAAGCTCAAGATGAGGGCGTTTTTAAATATGTTATAAAGGGCGATAACAGCATGAAGTATCTAAAGAAGAGTTTGAAAGAGCTTTCTTTGGTATTAAAAGGCAAGTTGATAGATTCTTAG
- a CDS encoding phospho-sugar mutase: MVDNSIMDKAKLWLESPVMDDDSRSEIKSLMEKEDSTELVDAFYQDLAFGTGGLRGIMGVGSNRMNRYTVGKATQGLSNFLKKTYLGQSIKVAVAYDSRNNNKFFADVTASVLTSNGIEVYLFEDLRPTPELSFAVRHLGCQGGIVITASHNPKEYNGYKVYGNDGAQVVAPHDQQIMDEVNSISSLSEIKFDKDESKVHILGEEIDRAYLEQVKTLSLSGEEIARQKDLKIVFTPIHGTGITLVPKALEAVGFENIHVVEEQAEPDGNFSTVPYPNPEERAAMKLGLERAQAIDADILFATDPDADRIGVGLKNNKGEWELLNGNQTAALLTYYLINRWKELGKLTGKEYIVYTIVTSDILGKIAEAYDVEHSTTLTGFKFIAEVIRELEGKKTFIGGGEESYGFLVGDFVRDKDAVSACLMFAEMTAYYKDKGLSIFDMLEEMYRKFGFYYEELVSLTEKGKAGQEAIQKRMKDMREKPFEVLNGEKVVEFIDYKSGELKNLQTGENQKLAYPSSNVLQFITESGTKVSVRPSGTEPKIKFYFSVNSEFEQSSSFEDKLDSLKVKIKDLKSDMNL, translated from the coding sequence ATGGTAGATAACTCAATTATGGATAAAGCCAAATTATGGCTTGAAAGTCCAGTGATGGATGATGATTCTCGTTCCGAGATAAAATCTTTGATGGAAAAAGAAGATTCCACGGAATTGGTGGACGCTTTTTATCAAGACTTGGCTTTTGGAACAGGAGGTTTGAGGGGAATAATGGGAGTGGGATCCAACCGTATGAACAGATATACTGTAGGCAAAGCTACTCAAGGACTGAGCAACTTCTTGAAAAAGACTTATCTGGGACAAAGCATCAAAGTCGCAGTTGCCTATGATTCGAGAAACAACAATAAGTTTTTCGCAGATGTGACCGCTTCGGTTTTAACTTCTAATGGCATAGAGGTTTATTTGTTTGAGGATTTGCGCCCGACTCCAGAGTTGTCGTTTGCCGTAAGGCATTTGGGATGCCAAGGTGGAATAGTAATTACCGCTTCTCATAACCCTAAGGAATACAATGGCTATAAGGTGTATGGAAATGATGGTGCTCAGGTAGTAGCGCCTCATGATCAACAAATCATGGATGAGGTGAATTCGATTAGCTCATTGAGTGAGATCAAATTTGACAAGGATGAAAGCAAAGTTCATATACTAGGAGAGGAGATTGACAGAGCATACTTGGAGCAGGTGAAAACTCTGTCGCTATCGGGAGAGGAAATCGCTAGGCAAAAAGATTTGAAAATCGTTTTTACGCCTATTCATGGCACGGGCATAACATTAGTGCCAAAGGCTTTGGAAGCTGTTGGCTTTGAGAATATACATGTTGTAGAAGAGCAAGCTGAACCGGATGGGAATTTCTCTACGGTACCTTATCCTAATCCTGAGGAAAGAGCTGCAATGAAATTGGGACTGGAAAGAGCGCAAGCTATAGATGCAGATATTTTATTCGCAACTGACCCTGACGCTGATAGAATCGGAGTTGGCCTTAAGAATAATAAAGGCGAATGGGAACTGTTGAATGGCAACCAGACAGCTGCTTTGTTGACTTATTATTTGATCAACAGATGGAAAGAACTTGGCAAATTGACAGGCAAAGAGTACATCGTGTATACGATTGTAACATCCGATATCTTAGGAAAAATAGCAGAAGCTTATGATGTGGAACATAGCACCACTTTGACTGGGTTTAAATTTATCGCTGAAGTTATAAGAGAGCTTGAAGGCAAAAAAACGTTCATAGGTGGAGGCGAGGAAAGTTATGGGTTCTTGGTTGGAGACTTCGTAAGAGACAAAGACGCAGTATCCGCTTGCTTGATGTTTGCTGAAATGACTGCTTACTATAAAGATAAAGGCTTGTCGATATTCGATATGTTGGAAGAAATGTATCGTAAGTTTGGCTTTTATTACGAAGAGTTGGTTTCATTGACAGAAAAAGGCAAAGCTGGCCAAGAAGCGATTCAAAAGAGAATGAAGGATATGAGAGAAAAGCCATTTGAAGTGTTGAATGGCGAGAAAGTGGTTGAGTTTATTGATTATAAATCAGGCGAGTTAAAGAACTTGCAGACTGGTGAAAATCAAAAGCTTGCATACCCTTCATCCAATGTATTGCAATTTATAACTGAAAGTGGAACTAAGGTTTCAGTGAGACCATCCGGAACAGAACCTAAAATTAAGTTTTATTTTAGCGTGAATAGTGAATTCGAGCAATCTTCGAGTTTTGAGGATAAGTTGGATTCATTGAAGGTGAAAATCAAAGACTTAAAGTCAGATATGAATCTCTAA
- the ppk1 gene encoding polyphosphate kinase 1, with the protein MIDQENIQNIIQKSDLISRDLSWLKFNDRVLDQAAQKDRSITERLKFLAITASNLDEFFMIRVGSLYNYLDFEKERLDYSGLDEQTFKTTLFEEVRRFNNDQAKLFKNFLPLFKKNDFDIVKDLSKLQKSELEEIKDYFKMTIFPMITPMVYDPYHTFPILMNQVLIFGVVTINDKVEDIEKVNFVQIPKNLPKFYVVERSNQTIFVPIEEIIRKYIGKFFRNIKISSASLFRITRNGDFTLEESDDIDVNFLDELKAKLKTRKTGRVVRVEIEPDIDPFLKQILTEKFAIDEDNFVTVGKEDILDYTRLWQIVKYPKLRSLSPKLKKPVPPLSLPENKTNDIFSVLKKHDIFLHHPYNSIDPVTEMLEKAASDPQVLSIKMTIYRLAQNSRVTSALLKAVENGKNVSVLFEVKARFDEENNLKEAKRLQEAGCFVIYGISHFKTHTKLLLIVRKEANNKISRYVHMGSGNYNEDTSKLYTDLGLLTSNEIYGKDVSEFFNVITGHSAPNYYENLITAPGGMRNKLIDLIKKESDNAKNGKPSGIVLKINSLQDKELIKELYKASQAGVVIKLIVRGICCIRPQRKGLSENIHVRSIVGNYLEHSRIFYFHNEGSPIVYGGSADVMVRSFDRRLESLFKFVDPLATQEVITILAYNLLDNVNAYEMKEDGSYESCKNNGPKFDLHKELFKLNKEIVSKTQLF; encoded by the coding sequence ATGATAGATCAAGAAAACATTCAAAATATCATACAAAAAAGCGATCTGATCAGCAGAGATCTTAGCTGGTTGAAATTCAATGATAGAGTTCTCGACCAAGCGGCTCAAAAAGATCGGTCAATTACTGAAAGACTTAAGTTTTTAGCCATTACGGCATCCAACTTGGACGAATTTTTCATGATTCGAGTGGGAAGTCTTTACAATTATCTTGATTTCGAGAAAGAGAGGCTTGACTACTCCGGCTTAGATGAGCAAACTTTTAAAACCACATTGTTTGAAGAAGTAAGACGATTCAATAATGATCAAGCAAAACTTTTCAAGAATTTTTTGCCTTTGTTCAAAAAGAATGACTTTGACATTGTCAAAGATCTTTCAAAGCTTCAAAAAAGTGAGTTGGAAGAGATCAAGGATTACTTTAAGATGACTATATTTCCGATGATCACGCCCATGGTCTACGATCCTTATCATACCTTCCCTATATTAATGAATCAGGTATTGATATTTGGCGTTGTCACCATCAATGACAAAGTCGAGGATATTGAGAAAGTCAACTTTGTTCAGATTCCTAAGAACTTGCCTAAATTCTATGTAGTTGAAAGAAGCAATCAGACTATTTTCGTTCCGATCGAAGAAATCATACGAAAGTATATCGGTAAATTTTTCAGAAACATCAAAATATCTTCCGCTTCTTTATTCAGAATCACCCGTAATGGCGATTTCACATTGGAAGAAAGCGATGACATAGACGTAAACTTCCTTGATGAGCTAAAAGCAAAACTTAAAACCAGAAAAACGGGAAGGGTTGTCAGAGTTGAAATAGAACCGGATATAGATCCCTTCTTAAAACAAATTCTCACTGAAAAATTCGCCATTGACGAAGACAACTTTGTCACTGTCGGAAAAGAAGACATTTTGGATTACACAAGGCTTTGGCAAATTGTCAAATATCCGAAACTAAGATCCTTGTCTCCCAAACTAAAAAAGCCAGTTCCTCCGCTTTCATTGCCTGAAAATAAAACTAACGACATTTTTTCTGTGCTCAAAAAGCATGATATTTTCCTTCATCATCCTTACAACAGCATTGACCCTGTCACAGAAATGCTTGAAAAAGCGGCCTCTGACCCTCAAGTCCTTTCCATCAAGATGACAATTTATCGTTTGGCCCAAAACTCCAGAGTTACATCAGCTCTGCTTAAAGCGGTGGAAAATGGGAAAAACGTATCGGTATTATTTGAAGTAAAAGCTCGATTTGACGAGGAAAACAATTTAAAGGAAGCTAAAAGACTTCAAGAAGCGGGTTGCTTTGTCATATATGGTATCTCCCACTTCAAAACGCACACAAAGCTATTATTAATAGTAAGAAAAGAAGCCAATAATAAAATCAGCAGATATGTGCATATGGGAAGCGGAAACTATAATGAAGACACTTCCAAGCTGTACACCGACCTAGGGTTATTGACTTCCAATGAGATTTACGGCAAAGATGTCTCAGAATTCTTCAATGTAATTACAGGACATTCCGCTCCTAATTACTATGAAAATCTTATCACCGCTCCTGGTGGAATGAGAAACAAGCTGATAGATCTAATTAAAAAAGAAAGCGACAATGCCAAGAATGGAAAACCTTCAGGCATCGTACTCAAGATCAACTCTTTGCAAGACAAAGAACTGATAAAAGAACTCTACAAAGCATCGCAAGCGGGTGTAGTCATCAAACTCATCGTCAGAGGAATATGCTGCATAAGACCACAAAGAAAAGGATTGAGCGAAAATATACATGTCAGATCAATTGTCGGAAACTACTTGGAGCATTCTAGAATTTTCTATTTTCATAATGAAGGGAGCCCTATTGTATATGGCGGTAGCGCAGATGTAATGGTCAGAAGTTTTGATAGAAGGCTGGAGTCATTATTCAAATTTGTAGATCCATTAGCCACGCAAGAAGTAATAACTATATTGGCATACAACTTATTAGACAATGTCAACGCCTACGAAATGAAGGAAGACGGCAGTTATGAATCATGCAAAAACAACGGTCCTAAATTCGATCTTCATAAAGAACTATTCAAGCTTAATAAAGAAATAGTCTCAAAGACTCAACTATTTTAA
- a CDS encoding STAS/SEC14 domain-containing protein — translation MLKQLESKKENVIAFELSGKVEMSFIREFIQLVKPKLEAGDGLVNIFMKINNADWDNFFHLKSFVMHDWPHIMKEFNQINSDMKKLNKIAVVGSSDFEKQLVQVDSFFGKIWYKGIEEKYFDVSEEEEAWKFVS, via the coding sequence ATGTTGAAGCAATTGGAAAGTAAGAAGGAGAATGTGATAGCATTTGAGTTGTCAGGTAAAGTTGAAATGAGTTTCATAAGGGAATTTATACAATTGGTGAAGCCTAAGCTTGAGGCTGGAGATGGTTTAGTGAATATTTTCATGAAAATAAATAATGCCGATTGGGATAATTTTTTTCATTTAAAATCCTTTGTTATGCATGATTGGCCGCATATAATGAAAGAGTTTAATCAGATTAATTCTGATATGAAAAAATTGAATAAGATTGCTGTTGTTGGAAGTAGTGACTTTGAAAAGCAGTTAGTGCAAGTCGATTCTTTTTTTGGTAAAATTTGGTATAAAGGAATCGAGGAAAAGTATTTTGATGTTTCCGAGGAAGAGGAAGCTTGGAAATTCGTGTCTTAA